The DNA window TCCGAGCGTCAATAACCACATGTTCCACACCAGGAGCATATTTTTTTATTTTATTTATTTTTAGAAGTTCAACTTCCCTGTCACCAGCCTGTGATTTAATTCTTTCGATAGGCCTTGTCTGGATTAATTTTTCAGGAACTGTTTCGTGATAATGAATTATTCCTCCATTGTTAAGACTGTCTATTGCTACTTTTAAATAATGATGAGTTGTTTTAACATATCCCATAACAATACGGTCCGCCTTGAATTTCGGAGTTTCAACCATACAATCTCCTAAAATTGGAGTGACATTATCCAATTTATTCAGTTTGATATTTTCACACAGATAATAATGAGAATTGGGATTTAATTCTATTGCATATACCTGTTTAGGGTTTGAATGGACACCAATAGGTATTGAAAAATATCCTATTCCGGCAAACATGTCAATGACTGTTTCATTATCCTCAACAAGTTTGGCTATTCTTAATCTTTCGTTATTATTTCCCTTAGACCACATTACTTTCGACAAATCTAATTTAAACAAGCATCCATTTTCCTTATTGATTGTTTCAGTTTCACTGCCATAAAGAATTTTATAGACTGGTTCACGCTTAGTTCCTTGAATATGGTCTATTTTCATTACCGTCTTTACATTATGCTTTTTAGACAACGCTTCAAAATCATCATTTGGATATTTATTATCCAAAATTAATATATCCCCAATTTTTTTGTATTTCATTTACACACCACGATAAGAAAAGTTTATATATACAAATAGATAATATTAATATTGTTAGTTTATACTAATTATTGATTCTGATTTTAAATAAAAATTAATAGCAATATTAATTTGAATTTTAATATATTACCTGCCAAGTAGTTGAAATAAGATATATATTTTAAATACTTATATGAGGTGTTTTAAATGGATGACAAAATATTAGAAGGTACAACAACCGTCGGAATTACTTGTAAAGATGGAGTTGTATTTGCAAGCGAAAGAAGAGCTAGTATGGGAAATTTAGTAGCTCACAAAGTCGCAGAAAAAATATTTAAAATTGACGATCATATTGTAACAACCATAGCTGGTTCTGTTGGAGATGCACAAAGCTTAATGAAAGTTATTGAAGCAGAAGTATCATTATACCAAATGAGAAACAATGATGCAATAAGTGTAAAAGCAGCCGCATCCTTAACAGCAAACATATTACGTTCCGGACCAATGTATGTTCAAACATTACTTGGTGGAATGGATGGAGACAAACCATCT is part of the uncultured Methanobrevibacter sp. genome and encodes:
- a CDS encoding class I SAM-dependent methyltransferase family protein; the protein is MKYKKIGDILILDNKYPNDDFEALSKKHNVKTVMKIDHIQGTKREPVYKILYGSETETINKENGCLFKLDLSKVMWSKGNNNERLRIAKLVEDNETVIDMFAGIGYFSIPIGVHSNPKQVYAIELNPNSHYYLCENIKLNKLDNVTPILGDCMVETPKFKADRIVMGYVKTTHHYLKVAIDSLNNGGIIHYHETVPEKLIQTRPIERIKSQAGDREVELLKINKIKKYAPGVEHVVIDARIN
- the psmB gene encoding archaeal proteasome endopeptidase complex subunit beta; translated protein: MDDKILEGTTTVGITCKDGVVFASERRASMGNLVAHKVAEKIFKIDDHIVTTIAGSVGDAQSLMKVIEAEVSLYQMRNNDAISVKAAASLTANILRSGPMYVQTLLGGMDGDKPSLYSLDPAGGMIEDTYISTGSGSIVAYGVLEDRFRDDLTTDEGIEIAIRAIRAAAERDTYSGNGYLVAKVDKDGFEMLDNEKINAVLDKI